A portion of the uncultured Bacteroides sp. genome contains these proteins:
- a CDS encoding glycoside hydrolase family 127 protein, with translation MKKYLLYFCAINCILLGSSNLKAQNKLYPNEFPLGDVTLLDGPFKHARDLNIQVLLKYNVDRMLAPYRKEAGLPEKAKTYPNWDGLDGHIAGHYLTAMALNYASTGNAECKKRMEYMLAELKICQEANALNNSTWGVNYVGGFPNSAKIWTSFKKGDFSVYLASWAPFYNLHKMYAGLRDAWVYCGYENAKVMFLRFCDWGISITSALTDEQMESMLNMEHGGMDEMFADAYQMTGDKKYLVAAKRYSHRMILDPMSQGIDNLDNKHANTQIPKVVGFERIAELSHDQKYNKAGSFFWETVTTNRSLALGGNSRREHFPNAESCTDYVNDVDGPETCNSNNMLKLTEDLFRVHPEAKYVDYYERTIYNHILSSQHPEHGGYVYFTSARPRHYRIYSAPNEAMWCCVGTGMENHAKYNQFIYTHSNDSLYLNLFIASELNWKEKNIKFKQETTLPYEEQSKFTVTEGSAKFKLMVRYPAWVSDGALKITVNGKNVTYSNHPSSFVCISRTWKKGDVVEIKLPMHNSIEYLPNVPQYIAFMHGPILLGAKTGTEDLIGLIANDSRFGQYPGGQKLPIDKAPILVEDDIKKIADKLVPIKDKPLNFTLNVKMINPIDQIKLEPFYQIHDSRYMMYWMALTNSEYRSFTDSISNIEKENMELQKRTLDFVAPGEQQPEVDHAMERQYSSTGNNMNEFWREAQNEGYFSYKLATDKESGLSLLVRYWGAEKGNRSFDIYIDDQKLVTENISDKWKQNKFQNVEYPIPDTMLNGKEFVRVKFKALSGNTAGKVYYVRLLRAKK, from the coding sequence ATGAAGAAATACCTTTTATACTTTTGTGCAATAAATTGCATACTTTTAGGAAGCTCAAATCTCAAAGCGCAGAATAAGCTTTATCCTAATGAGTTTCCATTAGGCGATGTCACATTACTCGATGGTCCATTCAAGCATGCCCGCGATCTTAATATTCAGGTTCTTTTAAAGTACAATGTTGACCGAATGTTGGCACCTTACCGAAAAGAAGCAGGATTGCCCGAAAAGGCTAAAACATATCCAAACTGGGATGGACTCGATGGTCATATTGCAGGACATTATTTGACCGCCATGGCTCTAAATTATGCATCCACAGGTAATGCTGAATGCAAAAAACGCATGGAGTATATGCTTGCTGAACTTAAAATCTGCCAAGAAGCCAACGCCTTAAATAATTCTACATGGGGTGTTAATTATGTAGGAGGGTTTCCAAATAGCGCAAAAATATGGACCAGCTTTAAAAAAGGAGATTTCAGCGTGTACCTTGCTTCATGGGCTCCTTTTTATAACTTACATAAAATGTATGCGGGGCTTAGAGATGCTTGGGTGTATTGCGGATATGAAAATGCAAAAGTAATGTTTTTAAGATTCTGTGATTGGGGAATCTCCATCACTTCTGCCCTTACCGATGAGCAGATGGAATCAATGCTTAACATGGAACATGGGGGTATGGACGAAATGTTTGCCGATGCCTACCAGATGACAGGCGATAAAAAATACCTAGTGGCTGCAAAACGCTATTCTCACAGAATGATTCTTGATCCGATGTCGCAAGGAATTGATAATCTGGATAACAAACATGCAAATACTCAGATTCCGAAAGTGGTTGGTTTTGAAAGAATTGCAGAGCTTAGTCATGATCAGAAATATAATAAAGCAGGTAGCTTCTTTTGGGAAACAGTTACAACAAACCGCTCCCTGGCTTTAGGGGGAAATAGTAGAAGAGAACATTTCCCAAATGCCGAATCTTGTACCGACTATGTCAATGATGTGGATGGGCCTGAAACATGTAATTCGAACAACATGTTGAAATTAACTGAAGATTTATTTAGAGTACATCCTGAGGCTAAATATGTCGATTACTATGAAAGAACAATATACAACCATATTCTTTCAAGTCAGCACCCCGAACACGGAGGATATGTGTATTTTACTTCAGCTCGTCCACGTCACTACAGAATATATTCTGCTCCCAATGAAGCTATGTGGTGCTGCGTTGGTACCGGCATGGAAAATCATGCTAAATACAATCAATTTATCTACACTCATTCAAATGATTCATTATATTTAAATCTCTTTATTGCTTCGGAACTAAACTGGAAAGAAAAGAATATTAAATTCAAACAAGAAACCACGCTTCCTTATGAAGAACAAAGCAAATTTACCGTAACCGAAGGTAGCGCCAAATTCAAATTAATGGTTCGCTACCCTGCTTGGGTGAGCGATGGTGCTTTAAAGATTACTGTAAATGGCAAGAACGTGACTTACTCCAATCATCCATCCTCTTTTGTGTGTATCAGCAGAACCTGGAAGAAAGGCGATGTAGTGGAAATCAAACTTCCAATGCATAACTCCATCGAATATCTGCCTAACGTGCCTCAATATATTGCATTTATGCATGGACCGATTTTGCTTGGTGCCAAAACAGGAACAGAAGATTTGATCGGTCTGATTGCCAATGACAGCCGCTTCGGACAATATCCGGGTGGGCAAAAATTACCTATCGACAAAGCTCCCATTTTAGTTGAAGACGACATTAAAAAAATTGCAGACAAGTTGGTTCCAATTAAAGATAAACCGCTGAACTTCACTCTTAATGTCAAAATGATTAATCCAATTGATCAGATAAAGTTAGAACCATTCTATCAAATCCACGATTCAAGGTATATGATGTACTGGATGGCTCTTACCAATTCGGAATATCGTTCTTTCACGGATTCGATTTCGAATATTGAAAAAGAAAATATGGAACTTCAAAAACGAACACTTGATTTTGTTGCACCCGGTGAACAACAACCTGAGGTTGACCATGCTATGGAAAGGCAATACTCTTCAACAGGAAACAATATGAATGAGTTTTGGCGTGAAGCCCAAAACGAAGGTTATTTCAGCTACAAACTCGCCACTGATAAAGAAAGTGGCCTAAGCTTGTTGGTTCGATATTGGGGTGCTGAGAAAGGAAATAGATCTTTCGATATTTATATTGACGATCAAAAGCTGGTAACTGAAAATATTTCCGATAAATGGAAACAAAACAAATTCCAAAATGTCGAATATCCTATTCCAGATACAATGTTGAACGGAAAAGAATTTGTTCGTGTGAAATTCAAAGCGTTATCTGGAAACACGGCAGGTAAAGTATACTATGTTAGGTTATTAAGAGCCAAGAAATGA
- a CDS encoding TIM-barrel domain-containing protein, with translation MKKINLILSLLIVFAIGSQAQSYQKTDLGLKTKINSIDVEIQFYGLSTVRVLKSPIEKPFTKESLTVVKKPQATKVAISQQGDVISLKSQKMKVDINVKSGKISYATLAGAQLLSEKESGATFTDFNDAGSKTYTINQSFTLDKDEAIYGLGQQQRGKLSLRNARINMVQGNTDDYVPFLVSTKGYGLFWDNYSPTVFEDKPESASFKSDVGDCIDYYFMLGGNIDGSIACMRELTGQAPMFPLWTFGYWQSKERYKSQNELVGVVNKYRELGVPLDGIIQDWQYWGNNYLWNAMEFLNTEFPNPKKMVDDIHNMNAHLIISIWSSFGPQTKQFREMQPKGMLLNFGTWPQSGLETWPPNREYPSGVQPYDPYNPEARDIYWRHLNKGLFSLGIDGWWMDSSEPDHLDFKPSDFDLKTYLGSFRKVRNAFPLMTVGGVAEHQRAASSDKRVFILTRSAFAGQQRYGANTWSGDVNSSWQSLRNQIPAGLNFSMSAIPYWNTDIGGFFASAYNRGWSEGAKNPSFQELYVRWLQFGAFTPMMRSHGTDIPREIYNFGKKGETIYDAIAKTIDLRYSFLPYIYSTAWSVTNSQSTIMRALVMDFNDKKVVDMDNEYMFGKSILVAPIINAQYTPETILRANAETGWDKKDANSENKEQSVNFSEAKSTKVYLPEGTSWYDFWTNEKINGGQEIVRATTIDEIPLYIKSGSIVPFGPQVQYATEKKWDNLEIRIYPGANGEFTLYEDENDNYNYEKGVYSTITFTWNDAKKSLTINDRKGSFPGMLTTRKFNVVVVAAGDKMDKAVTYSGKKVVVKL, from the coding sequence ATGAAGAAAATCAATTTAATCCTTTCACTACTAATAGTTTTTGCTATTGGTAGTCAGGCGCAATCGTATCAGAAAACGGATTTGGGTTTAAAAACCAAAATCAACTCAATCGATGTTGAAATCCAGTTTTACGGACTCTCCACTGTAAGGGTACTGAAATCACCGATTGAAAAACCTTTCACAAAAGAAAGTTTGACGGTCGTTAAGAAGCCACAAGCTACAAAGGTGGCAATTAGCCAACAAGGAGATGTTATTTCGTTGAAAAGCCAAAAGATGAAAGTTGATATCAATGTTAAATCGGGTAAAATATCCTATGCTACTCTTGCCGGAGCACAGCTTTTAAGTGAGAAAGAATCGGGTGCAACGTTTACTGATTTCAATGATGCAGGATCAAAAACCTATACCATTAATCAGTCGTTTACACTTGACAAAGACGAAGCTATTTATGGCCTGGGTCAACAACAACGAGGTAAATTATCGCTGCGTAACGCAAGAATTAACATGGTACAGGGAAATACTGACGACTATGTTCCTTTCCTTGTTTCTACAAAAGGTTACGGATTATTTTGGGATAATTATTCCCCAACAGTATTTGAAGATAAGCCCGAAAGCGCCTCATTTAAATCGGATGTTGGCGATTGTATTGATTATTACTTTATGCTTGGTGGAAATATCGATGGATCAATTGCCTGTATGCGTGAACTTACAGGACAAGCTCCAATGTTTCCATTGTGGACTTTCGGTTACTGGCAAAGTAAGGAACGCTACAAAAGTCAAAACGAATTAGTGGGCGTAGTGAATAAATATCGTGAACTGGGTGTTCCACTCGATGGTATCATTCAGGATTGGCAATACTGGGGCAATAATTACTTGTGGAATGCCATGGAATTTCTCAACACAGAATTCCCTAACCCAAAGAAAATGGTGGATGATATTCACAACATGAATGCACACCTGATTATTTCCATTTGGTCTTCATTTGGCCCTCAAACAAAGCAATTTAGAGAAATGCAACCGAAGGGTATGCTTCTGAACTTCGGTACATGGCCACAATCGGGATTAGAGACATGGCCTCCAAACCGCGAATATCCATCTGGTGTTCAGCCTTATGACCCATATAACCCCGAAGCTCGCGATATATACTGGAGACACCTGAACAAAGGACTTTTCTCGTTGGGAATTGACGGATGGTGGATGGATTCTTCAGAACCTGACCATCTGGATTTCAAGCCTTCCGATTTCGATCTTAAAACGTATCTTGGCTCATTCCGTAAGGTACGCAACGCATTCCCACTGATGACGGTAGGAGGAGTTGCAGAACACCAACGTGCTGCAAGTTCCGATAAACGTGTATTTATCCTTACTCGTTCTGCTTTTGCAGGACAACAACGTTATGGAGCCAATACATGGTCTGGCGATGTGAATTCATCTTGGCAATCGTTACGCAATCAAATACCTGCAGGCCTCAACTTTTCGATGAGCGCGATTCCATACTGGAACACTGATATTGGCGGTTTTTTTGCAAGTGCTTATAACAGAGGATGGAGCGAAGGAGCGAAGAATCCTTCATTTCAAGAATTGTATGTTCGTTGGCTCCAGTTCGGAGCATTTACCCCTATGATGCGTTCGCATGGTACTGATATTCCAAGAGAAATATATAATTTTGGTAAAAAAGGCGAGACGATCTACGACGCGATAGCAAAAACAATTGATTTGCGTTATTCATTCTTGCCATACATTTACTCTACTGCTTGGTCGGTTACGAATAGCCAATCTACCATTATGCGTGCCTTGGTGATGGACTTTAATGATAAGAAAGTTGTAGACATGGACAATGAGTATATGTTTGGTAAATCAATATTGGTAGCTCCTATTATTAATGCGCAATATACCCCGGAAACTATTTTAAGAGCAAATGCTGAAACCGGTTGGGATAAAAAAGATGCAAATAGCGAAAATAAGGAACAATCTGTGAATTTTAGCGAGGCTAAATCGACAAAAGTGTATTTACCCGAAGGTACTTCCTGGTACGATTTCTGGACTAACGAAAAAATTAATGGTGGTCAGGAAATAGTAAGAGCTACAACAATTGATGAAATTCCTTTGTACATTAAATCTGGAAGTATAGTTCCTTTTGGGCCACAAGTACAGTATGCTACCGAAAAGAAATGGGATAACCTGGAAATTCGCATTTACCCCGGAGCTAATGGTGAGTTTACATTGTACGAAGATGAAAATGATAATTATAACTACGAAAAGGGTGTATATTCTACGATAACTTTTACTTGGAACGATGCAAAGAAGTCATTAACTATTAATGACCGTAAAGGCTCATTCCCAGGAATGCTTACAACTCGTAAATTTAATGTTGTAGTTGTAGCCGCAGGTGATAAAATGGATAAAGCTGTAACTTATAGTGGAAAAAAAGTTGTAGTTAAACTATAG
- a CDS encoding glycoside hydrolase family 2 TIM barrel-domain containing protein produces MLKYLKLLPIMSVLSLVCTTNLKAQQITQGKQLFDSNWKFFLGDPPAVSTVDFDDKNWRNLDLPHDWSIEGTVDSKNPMGNDGGYFPAGVGCYRKTFTLLASFKDKLISIYFEGIYMNSEVSINGKLLGVHPYGYTSFSYDLTPYLKLNGKNVLSVRVDNSKQKNCRWYSGSGIYRHVWMVVTNPIHVAQWGLSVTTPIVSTKKATVMVKTLVKNETELPQNVSLKTTLWDASARKAGDNQLIVQLPANSEKEVEQSIQVYNPLLWTPETPNLYQAQVRIEKNKKTIENIKTNVGIRSIKFTTESGFQLNGKMVKINGGCVHHDNGCLGAAAFDRAEERRVQILKSAGFNAIRTSHNPPSEAFLDACDRLGMLVIDEAFDGWKERKNDYDYAMYFDRWWQRDIEAMVQRDRNHPSIIMWSTGNEIIERKKPEAVETAKMLADCIRENDPTRPVTSAMTTWDSDWEIFDPLMATHDVCGYNYQLHRAPSDHERVPSRIIVQTESYPRDAFANWKMVQSHNYILGDFVWTALDYLGESSIGRWYYPGDKPGEHWEGVLFPWHGAYCGDIDLTGWRKPISHYRSMLYNENEKLYMAVREPNPDSGKIKTTGWAVWPTWESWTWPGYEGKQLEVEVYSKYPKVRLFLNQKLIGEQSTTEEEQFKATFSVPYTNGELKAVGVMNNKEVETTILKTSGDAAKIKLIVDRTKISANGQDLSFVTIEVTDKDGNLQPNAENRLEFKISGPGVIAGVDNANIKDVDPYVATSRKAWHGRALVVIKSTKIAGTIKLSVSSHGLNNVTTDIFTINK; encoded by the coding sequence ATGTTGAAATACTTGAAACTTTTACCAATAATGTCAGTGCTTTCATTAGTCTGTACTACAAACCTCAAAGCACAGCAAATTACACAAGGCAAACAACTCTTCGATAGTAATTGGAAGTTCTTCTTGGGCGATCCTCCTGCTGTCAGCACTGTCGATTTTGACGATAAAAATTGGCGAAACCTCGATTTACCGCACGACTGGAGTATCGAAGGGACAGTAGATTCAAAGAATCCGATGGGAAACGATGGAGGATATTTTCCTGCAGGTGTCGGTTGCTATCGAAAAACGTTCACGCTTCTGGCATCGTTTAAGGACAAACTTATATCTATATATTTCGAAGGTATTTACATGAATTCAGAAGTGTCGATTAACGGAAAATTGCTGGGCGTTCATCCTTACGGCTATACTTCTTTTAGTTATGACCTTACTCCTTACCTGAAATTAAATGGTAAAAACGTTCTTTCTGTTCGGGTGGACAATTCAAAGCAAAAGAATTGCCGCTGGTATAGCGGTTCCGGTATTTACCGACATGTATGGATGGTTGTTACCAACCCAATACATGTTGCTCAATGGGGTTTATCAGTTACGACTCCCATTGTATCCACTAAAAAAGCAACTGTTATGGTGAAAACGTTGGTGAAAAATGAGACAGAATTACCTCAAAATGTTAGTCTTAAAACTACACTTTGGGATGCAAGTGCGAGAAAAGCAGGTGACAATCAATTGATCGTGCAACTTCCTGCCAACAGCGAGAAAGAGGTTGAACAAAGCATTCAAGTTTATAACCCTTTGCTGTGGACTCCCGAAACCCCTAATTTATATCAGGCACAAGTTCGTATTGAGAAGAATAAAAAAACAATTGAGAATATCAAAACAAACGTTGGTATTCGCTCCATAAAATTTACCACCGAAAGTGGATTTCAACTTAATGGAAAAATGGTGAAAATCAATGGAGGTTGTGTGCATCACGACAATGGTTGTTTAGGAGCTGCCGCTTTTGATCGTGCCGAAGAACGAAGGGTTCAAATTCTTAAATCAGCAGGGTTTAATGCAATTCGTACTTCGCATAACCCTCCGTCAGAAGCTTTTTTGGATGCCTGCGACAGATTGGGAATGCTGGTTATTGATGAAGCATTTGATGGATGGAAAGAAAGAAAAAATGACTACGATTATGCCATGTACTTTGACCGTTGGTGGCAACGCGATATCGAAGCCATGGTACAACGCGACCGAAACCATCCTTCCATTATTATGTGGAGCACTGGTAACGAGATTATTGAGCGGAAAAAGCCTGAAGCTGTTGAAACAGCCAAAATGCTTGCTGATTGCATCCGCGAAAACGATCCCACACGACCAGTTACTTCAGCTATGACGACATGGGACAGCGATTGGGAAATATTCGATCCGCTAATGGCTACACATGATGTTTGTGGGTATAATTATCAGCTACACCGCGCTCCGTCGGATCATGAGAGAGTGCCTTCGAGGATTATTGTTCAAACCGAGTCGTATCCGAGAGATGCTTTTGCCAATTGGAAAATGGTGCAAAGTCACAATTATATTCTGGGTGATTTTGTTTGGACGGCGCTTGATTATTTAGGCGAATCAAGCATTGGACGTTGGTATTATCCGGGCGATAAACCCGGCGAACATTGGGAAGGGGTATTATTCCCTTGGCATGGCGCATATTGTGGCGATATTGATTTGACGGGATGGCGCAAACCGATTTCGCATTACAGAAGCATGCTTTATAATGAAAATGAAAAGCTTTATATGGCGGTTCGGGAGCCAAATCCCGATTCAGGAAAAATAAAAACAACCGGTTGGGCTGTTTGGCCGACATGGGAAAGCTGGACATGGCCAGGCTACGAAGGAAAGCAACTGGAAGTTGAAGTTTATTCAAAATATCCGAAGGTTCGACTTTTTCTAAATCAGAAACTGATTGGCGAACAATCTACAACTGAGGAAGAACAATTCAAGGCAACATTTAGTGTTCCTTATACCAATGGCGAGTTAAAAGCAGTTGGAGTAATGAATAATAAAGAAGTGGAAACAACCATCTTGAAAACTTCAGGTGATGCTGCTAAAATTAAACTAATTGTCGACCGTACGAAAATATCAGCTAATGGGCAGGATTTATCTTTTGTCACTATTGAAGTAACGGATAAAGATGGAAATCTACAGCCCAATGCTGAAAATAGGTTAGAATTTAAGATTAGTGGTCCGGGCGTAATTGCCGGTGTGGATAATGCAAACATCAAAGATGTTGATCCTTACGTTGCTACTTCCCGAAAAGCCTGGCATGGACGTGCACTTGTTGTAATTAAAAGTACTAAAATTGCCGGTACGATTAAACTTTCAGTAAGTTCGCATGGTCTAAACAATGTTACAACGGATATTTTTACGATTAATAAATAA
- a CDS encoding DUF3237 domain-containing protein, with the protein MQLTRNTYIKAEKSISKMILIFNILAQSFLYSQKLSAQSVSTRNNGDIYQDFKTELIWEAKVKIGDMIPVGESKHGVKRVIPITGGTFIGPKIKGEILSGGEDSQLVRPDGDTELNARYLLKTDDRYVIQVVNKALIHTDSRTKAIYCKSVLDLEAPKDSPYDYLNHAIFIGTLKIPELKLGEEPYVVIGVYKLL; encoded by the coding sequence ATGCAACTAACCAGAAACACATATATTAAAGCAGAGAAATCAATTTCTAAGATGATTTTGATATTCAATATATTGGCACAGTCATTTTTATATTCACAAAAGTTGAGTGCCCAGAGTGTTAGTACCAGAAATAATGGGGATATTTACCAAGATTTCAAGACTGAACTCATCTGGGAAGCAAAGGTGAAAATTGGTGATATGATACCCGTGGGCGAAAGCAAGCATGGTGTTAAAAGAGTTATTCCGATTACCGGAGGAACATTTATCGGTCCAAAAATAAAAGGCGAAATTTTATCTGGAGGAGAAGACAGCCAATTGGTTCGTCCCGATGGGGATACTGAACTGAATGCCCGTTATCTACTGAAAACAGATGATAGATATGTAATTCAGGTCGTTAATAAGGCATTGATTCATACCGATTCAAGAACTAAGGCTATCTATTGCAAATCTGTTCTTGATTTAGAAGCACCAAAAGATAGCCCTTACGATTATCTTAACCATGCTATTTTTATTGGGACATTAAAAATACCCGAGTTGAAACTTGGCGAGGAGCCTTATGTAGTGATTGGAGTTTATAAGTTGCTGTAA
- a CDS encoding alpha-L-fucosidase — MKKFLICVLIVLGFSLLAEAKPLKHSFEVEAAKLIGSASKASDSKASGGYVVCLTKSGEGVKLFNIKASNKLAICYASVSVGTISIAVNNQSAHKVNIHSSGALMGSFLYSIIDIEIPNNASLTISLTHNDVAVNIDKIIVGKGDLGLPPDIWNLPPFPVASGSYSADWKKLSRIYTVPEWWREAKFGAWSHWDPQSMPEQGDWYSRGMYMQDNKQYEYNLKNFGHPSEYGYKDICHNWVIDKWRPEELMDLYVEMGARYFMAMGVHHDNFDCWNSTYQPWNSVNIGPKQDIVCIWEKIARQRGLRFGIGFHNTPGRTWGQFMTMRYTSDKTGPKQGVPYDALQTILDGKGKWWDGMDPVDLYGPKHDKEDPLHSPFANQFMWRVDDAITKYHPDMIYFDDHAGDSQIDLGVNMGLGFLAPSLIANYYNKSLQWNHGKMDVVINLKAVGGRYNSFQNSPQLLPLVDRSLVKSTEADIEPEITAYPFQTETSIAEWHYLTGQKYMDAKTVIRLLMQNVSRNGTMLLNITQHGRGDLDSEVISICKDIGAWLKINGEAVYGSRPFEVFGDNTVLYTRNQANVYATLLEWDGNPVTLSALHAGGTTLGKVSKVEILGSDRPLKFVQDDKGLTIKPEEPLQILPGITDQSLASKCRVMRITHDKGWFNDDDPGAKAPGWLRKCNLGTGDFNNDLTTSDTSGDSWTCSFIGNNISIIAPKEAGAGKIEVIIDGKTRATADLSIIGARKAQQVVCEISDLTPSEHTVSIINIGSGPVAVDALIVR; from the coding sequence ATGAAAAAGTTCTTGATCTGTGTTTTAATTGTGCTTGGTTTTAGTCTTTTAGCTGAAGCCAAGCCACTAAAGCATTCCTTTGAGGTAGAAGCTGCAAAACTTATCGGTAGTGCGTCAAAAGCTTCAGATAGTAAGGCCTCCGGAGGGTATGTGGTTTGTTTGACCAAGTCTGGTGAAGGTGTGAAACTATTTAACATTAAAGCATCTAACAAACTAGCGATCTGCTATGCTTCAGTATCAGTAGGCACTATCAGTATTGCAGTTAATAATCAATCGGCCCATAAGGTTAACATCCATTCATCGGGCGCTCTTATGGGATCGTTTCTATATTCAATCATCGACATTGAGATTCCAAATAATGCTTCGCTGACCATCAGTTTGACTCATAATGATGTAGCCGTGAATATTGACAAAATAATTGTTGGAAAAGGTGATTTGGGATTACCGCCCGATATATGGAATTTACCACCGTTTCCGGTGGCTTCAGGTTCTTATTCTGCCGATTGGAAGAAGTTAAGCCGGATTTATACTGTACCTGAATGGTGGCGTGAGGCTAAGTTTGGAGCATGGTCACATTGGGATCCGCAGTCCATGCCCGAGCAGGGCGATTGGTATTCACGCGGCATGTATATGCAGGACAACAAACAATATGAATACAACCTCAAAAACTTTGGTCATCCCTCTGAATATGGATACAAGGACATTTGCCACAATTGGGTCATTGACAAATGGAGACCCGAAGAATTGATGGATTTATATGTCGAAATGGGTGCCCGCTACTTTATGGCGATGGGAGTGCATCATGACAACTTCGATTGTTGGAATTCAACTTATCAACCCTGGAATTCAGTGAATATTGGCCCCAAGCAAGATATTGTCTGTATTTGGGAAAAAATTGCCCGACAACGCGGTTTACGATTTGGCATTGGTTTTCATAACACTCCGGGACGTACATGGGGGCAATTTATGACGATGCGTTACACAAGTGATAAGACCGGACCGAAACAAGGTGTACCTTATGATGCCCTTCAAACCATTCTAGATGGAAAAGGAAAATGGTGGGATGGAATGGATCCCGTGGATTTATATGGACCGAAACACGACAAAGAGGACCCCTTGCATTCACCTTTCGCCAACCAATTTATGTGGCGGGTAGATGATGCCATTACCAAGTATCATCCCGATATGATTTACTTCGATGATCATGCGGGAGATTCGCAAATTGATTTGGGTGTGAACATGGGATTGGGCTTTCTTGCTCCGTCTCTGATTGCAAATTACTACAATAAATCGCTGCAATGGAATCATGGAAAAATGGATGTTGTAATTAACCTCAAAGCTGTTGGTGGACGATACAATAGTTTCCAGAACAGCCCTCAACTGCTTCCTCTCGTTGATCGGTCTCTAGTTAAGAGTACTGAGGCTGACATTGAGCCGGAGATTACGGCCTATCCCTTCCAGACAGAAACAAGCATTGCTGAGTGGCATTATCTGACCGGTCAAAAATATATGGATGCTAAAACAGTGATTCGGTTATTGATGCAAAATGTTTCGCGCAACGGCACCATGTTGCTCAATATCACCCAGCACGGACGTGGTGACCTTGATTCTGAAGTGATTAGCATCTGCAAAGATATTGGTGCTTGGTTGAAAATCAATGGGGAAGCAGTGTACGGTTCCCGCCCTTTTGAAGTTTTTGGTGATAATACCGTCCTGTATACCCGCAACCAAGCTAATGTTTACGCTACGCTTTTGGAGTGGGACGGCAATCCTGTCACTCTTTCTGCACTTCATGCCGGGGGTACAACCTTGGGCAAAGTATCCAAAGTTGAAATATTAGGTTCCGACCGTCCTTTGAAATTTGTTCAAGATGATAAAGGTTTGACAATTAAACCAGAAGAGCCGCTTCAAATATTGCCCGGAATCACCGATCAGTCGTTGGCTTCGAAATGCCGTGTTATGCGTATTACTCACGACAAAGGCTGGTTCAATGACGATGACCCCGGTGCAAAAGCTCCCGGATGGCTTCGCAAATGCAATCTGGGCACCGGCGATTTCAATAACGACCTTACAACCAGCGATACGTCCGGCGATAGTTGGACTTGTTCATTCATAGGTAACAATATCTCAATTATTGCCCCAAAAGAAGCGGGAGCAGGAAAAATAGAAGTTATTATTGATGGCAAAACCCGTGCAACAGCAGATTTATCTATCATTGGAGCACGTAAGGCACAGCAAGTGGTGTGCGAAATATCAGATCTAACTCCAAGTGAACATACGGTTAGCATTATCAATATTGGTTCCGGACCAGTAGCTGTAGATGCCTTGATTGTACGATAA